The Pseudomonas extremaustralis genome contains a region encoding:
- a CDS encoding LLM class flavin-dependent oxidoreductase: protein MAREIRLNAFDMNCVGHQSPGLWAHPRDRSWQYKDLEYWTDLAKILERGKFDGLFIADVLGIYDVYNGNGDAAIRQATQVPVNDPLSLIAPMALVTEHLGFGLTASLSFEHPYPFARRLSTLDHLTKGRIGWNIVTSYLESGAKNLGQKAQTEHDARYDYAEEYLEVCYKLWEGSWEDGAVLRDRERRIFSDPSKIHEIHHVGKHFQVPGIHLCEPSPQRTPLLYQAGASSRGKQFAAEQAECVFVAAPSKALLKNTVADIRRRAAEAGRDPRKILIFNLQTVIVGETDAKAKAKFDEYKSYVSYEGAMALISGWTGIDFSQFKPDEPLKHVHTNAIQSAVEAFSTADPSKVWTPKELADWVGIGGFGPLFVGSPETVADLLQEWVEDTDVDGFNLAYALTHETFIDAVELLVPELQKRGVYKTEYAQGTLREKLFGEGPRLPSNHPGAGYRDLSGSHKTNVGGGLPPIAVGQSKVF, encoded by the coding sequence ATGGCTCGTGAAATCCGCTTGAACGCCTTCGACATGAACTGCGTCGGTCACCAATCCCCCGGTCTGTGGGCGCATCCCCGTGACCGTTCGTGGCAGTACAAGGACCTGGAATACTGGACCGACCTGGCGAAAATCCTCGAGCGCGGCAAGTTCGACGGCCTGTTTATCGCTGACGTGCTGGGCATCTACGACGTGTACAACGGCAATGGCGACGCGGCGATCCGCCAGGCGACCCAAGTGCCGGTCAACGATCCGCTGTCGCTGATCGCGCCGATGGCGCTGGTCACCGAACACCTGGGGTTCGGCCTGACCGCGTCGTTGTCTTTCGAGCACCCGTACCCGTTCGCCCGCCGGCTCTCGACCCTCGACCACCTGACCAAGGGCCGCATCGGCTGGAACATCGTCACTTCCTACCTGGAAAGCGGTGCGAAGAACCTCGGCCAGAAAGCCCAGACCGAACACGACGCGCGCTATGACTACGCCGAGGAATACCTGGAAGTTTGCTACAAACTCTGGGAAGGCAGTTGGGAGGACGGCGCCGTGCTGCGTGACCGCGAGCGCCGGATTTTCAGCGATCCGAGCAAAATCCACGAGATCCACCACGTCGGCAAACACTTCCAGGTGCCCGGCATTCACCTGTGCGAACCGTCGCCGCAGCGCACACCGTTGCTGTACCAGGCGGGCGCGTCCAGCCGAGGCAAGCAATTCGCCGCCGAACAGGCCGAGTGTGTGTTTGTCGCCGCACCGTCCAAGGCGCTGCTGAAAAATACCGTCGCCGACATTCGCCGCCGCGCCGCCGAGGCCGGGCGCGATCCAAGGAAAATCCTGATCTTCAACCTGCAGACGGTGATCGTCGGCGAGACCGATGCGAAGGCCAAGGCCAAGTTCGACGAATACAAATCCTACGTCAGCTATGAAGGTGCGATGGCGCTGATCTCCGGCTGGACTGGCATCGATTTCAGCCAGTTCAAACCGGATGAGCCGCTCAAGCACGTGCACACCAACGCGATTCAGTCGGCGGTGGAAGCCTTCTCCACCGCGGACCCGAGCAAGGTCTGGACGCCCAAGGAGCTGGCCGACTGGGTCGGTATTGGCGGCTTTGGCCCGCTGTTCGTCGGCAGCCCGGAGACGGTCGCGGACTTGTTGCAGGAGTGGGTGGAAGACACTGACGTGGACGGCTTCAACCTGGCCTATGCGCTGACCCACGAAACCTTTATCGACGCGGTGGAACTGCTGGTGCCGGAGTTGCAGAAGCGCGGGGTCTACAAGACCGAATATGCCCAGGGCACGTTGCGCGAAAAGTTGTTCGGCGAAGGCCCGAGGTTGCCGTCGAACCATCCCGGCGCCGGCTACCGCGACCTATCAGGCTCACATAAAACCAATGTGGGAGGGGGCTTGCCCCCGATAGCGGTGGGTCAATCAAAAGTGTTCTAA
- a CDS encoding SfnB family sulfur acquisition oxidoreductase, which produces MSAHPQHPAHIIRSDAEAIEVAKRLAERFAVDASVRDRERRLPVAELDEFSASGLWGITIPKAYGGAQVSYVTVAEVIKLIAAADPSLAQIPQNHLGVVDILLQTGSEEQKRYYFEKVLAGYRFGNAFSEAKSKNAGTFDTQIRVHGDHARIDGEKFYCTGALFAHIVPAVGTNEAGKAFIAFVERNAPGLTVIDSWDGFGQRTTASGGVTLDGVTVPLSAVIPAHLAFDNPTADGPISQIIQAAVDTGIALGALEQAKLYARQARPWIDSQQDHGWQDPFTIAAIGDLEWRVHGTEAILAKAGIAVDQALAEPNEDTVANASLIVAQAKVLSAETALLASSKLFELGGTRSVTGKHNLDRFWRNARTHTLHDPARWKYHLIGNFVLNGVKPARHAWN; this is translated from the coding sequence ATGTCAGCCCACCCTCAACACCCTGCTCATATCATCCGCTCAGACGCGGAAGCCATCGAGGTCGCCAAACGCCTGGCCGAACGCTTCGCCGTCGACGCCAGCGTGCGCGACCGCGAGCGACGCCTGCCTGTGGCGGAACTCGACGAATTTTCCGCCAGCGGCCTATGGGGCATCACCATCCCCAAGGCCTACGGCGGTGCGCAAGTGTCCTATGTGACAGTGGCAGAGGTGATCAAGTTGATCGCCGCCGCCGATCCGTCTCTGGCGCAGATCCCGCAGAACCACCTGGGCGTGGTGGATATCCTCTTGCAAACCGGCAGCGAGGAGCAAAAGCGTTACTACTTTGAAAAGGTCCTGGCGGGTTACCGTTTCGGTAATGCCTTTTCCGAGGCCAAGAGCAAAAACGCCGGGACTTTCGATACCCAGATCCGTGTACACGGCGATCACGCCCGCATCGACGGCGAGAAGTTCTACTGCACCGGCGCGCTGTTCGCCCATATCGTGCCCGCCGTCGGCACCAACGAAGCGGGCAAGGCCTTTATCGCCTTCGTCGAGCGCAATGCGCCGGGTCTCACGGTCATCGACAGCTGGGACGGCTTCGGCCAGCGCACCACCGCCAGCGGCGGCGTGACCCTGGACGGCGTGACCGTGCCGTTGAGCGCGGTGATTCCGGCTCACCTGGCGTTCGACAACCCCACCGCCGACGGCCCGATCTCGCAAATCATCCAGGCGGCGGTCGACACCGGCATCGCCTTGGGCGCCCTCGAGCAAGCGAAGCTTTATGCGCGCCAGGCCCGTCCATGGATCGACAGCCAGCAGGATCACGGCTGGCAGGACCCATTCACCATCGCCGCCATCGGTGATCTGGAATGGCGTGTACATGGCACCGAAGCCATCCTCGCCAAGGCCGGTATCGCCGTCGACCAGGCCCTCGCCGAGCCGAACGAAGACACGGTCGCCAACGCTTCGCTGATCGTTGCCCAGGCCAAAGTCCTGTCGGCCGAAACCGCGTTGCTTGCCAGCAGCAAGTTGTTCGAACTGGGCGGCACCCGCTCGGTGACCGGCAAGCACAACCTCGACCGCTTCTGGCGCAACGCGCGCACCCACACCCTGCACGACCCGGCCCGCTGGAAATACCACCTGATCGGTAACTTCGTACTCAACGGCGTGAAACCCGCACGCCATGCCTGGAACTGA
- a CDS encoding ABC transporter substrate-binding protein produces the protein MRASLKRSLAGAALSLAVLAGAVPQAMASADQQFFPLATYRVGAYASSGVQVWAGMIDYLRYINEVEGGINGVKLVWQECETEWTAEKGIECYERFKNGLDGAPVAVYQPNGAPAAYALSERAEVDKIPLITLGYGRTEATDGTVFPYNFPVMLTFYSEASSLVNYIAQREGGFDKLKGKKIATVYHDSAYGRETLGPLKLLAEKYGFENIQIPVADPGNEQSAQWRQVRQANPDWVFLRTWGVSTPVAVKTAARFGFPVDHIVGDIWASSSEDVLPAGDAAKGYLALTPYPAGADFEIHKRLKQYVLDKGHSDLKDLKNFGSVYYNSGLVNAAVAVEAIRTAQARFGKRPLNGEEGRWGLEHLNIDDARLKAMGYLGLMQNLKLSCRDHEGGGSARVQQWDGTQWTLVSDWIAADRALLRPLIDAKSAAFAKEKGLTPRTCTGDE, from the coding sequence ATGCGTGCATCCTTGAAACGTTCCCTGGCCGGCGCCGCGCTCTCGTTGGCCGTGCTGGCCGGTGCAGTCCCCCAGGCCATGGCTTCGGCCGACCAGCAATTCTTCCCCCTGGCCACCTACCGCGTCGGCGCCTATGCCTCCAGCGGCGTGCAGGTGTGGGCCGGGATGATCGACTACCTGCGCTACATCAACGAGGTCGAAGGCGGTATCAACGGCGTCAAATTGGTGTGGCAGGAATGCGAGACCGAATGGACGGCGGAGAAGGGCATCGAGTGCTACGAGCGCTTTAAAAATGGCCTGGATGGCGCGCCGGTCGCGGTGTATCAGCCCAACGGCGCACCGGCGGCCTATGCCCTGAGCGAACGGGCGGAAGTCGACAAGATCCCGCTGATCACCCTCGGCTACGGTCGCACCGAAGCCACCGACGGCACGGTGTTTCCCTACAACTTCCCGGTGATGCTGACCTTCTACAGCGAAGCCTCGTCCCTGGTGAACTACATCGCCCAGCGTGAAGGCGGCTTCGACAAACTCAAGGGCAAGAAGATCGCCACGGTCTACCACGACTCGGCCTACGGTCGCGAAACCCTAGGGCCACTGAAGTTGCTCGCCGAGAAATACGGCTTCGAGAATATCCAGATTCCGGTGGCCGACCCCGGCAACGAGCAGTCGGCGCAATGGCGCCAGGTACGCCAGGCCAACCCGGATTGGGTGTTCCTGCGCACCTGGGGCGTGTCCACCCCGGTGGCGGTGAAGACCGCTGCACGCTTCGGCTTCCCGGTGGACCATATCGTCGGCGATATCTGGGCCAGTTCCAGCGAAGACGTGTTGCCCGCCGGTGACGCCGCCAAAGGCTACCTGGCGCTCACGCCATACCCGGCCGGAGCGGATTTCGAAATCCACAAACGCCTCAAACAGTACGTACTCGATAAAGGCCACAGCGACCTCAAGGACCTGAAGAACTTCGGCAGCGTCTATTACAACTCGGGCCTTGTGAACGCCGCCGTGGCGGTCGAAGCGATCCGCACCGCCCAGGCCAGATTCGGCAAGCGCCCGCTCAATGGCGAAGAGGGCCGCTGGGGCCTGGAACATCTGAATATCGACGACGCGCGGCTCAAGGCCATGGGTTACCTGGGCCTGATGCAAAACCTCAAGCTGTCGTGCCGTGACCACGAAGGCGGTGGTTCGGCGCGCGTGCAGCAGTGGGACGGCACCCAGTGGACGCTGGTCAGCGACTGGATTGCCGCCGACCGCGCCTTGTTGCGCCCGCTGATCGACGCAAAATCCGCAGCGTTCGCCAAGGAAAAAGGCCTGACACCACGCACCTGCACCGGGGATGAATAA
- a CDS encoding branched-chain amino acid ABC transporter permease, protein MTFFLETLLGGLLAGTMYSLVAIGFVLIYKASGVFNFAQGSMLLFAALTFVCLHDQGVPFALALLLTVIVMIVGALCIERLVLRPLVNRSQITLFMATLGLSFVIEGLAQGLMGSQVRALDLGIDDVPLFLGPLMLSQFDLIAAAVAVVLVTVLALLFNKTRIGVSLRAVADDTTAALSIGINLNRIWQIVWAVAGIVGLVAGLLWGARQGVQFSLSLVVLKALPVLIIGGFTSIGGAIVGGLIVGAAENLAEVYIGPLIGGGITPWFAYVLALAFLYIRPAGLFGERAIERV, encoded by the coding sequence ATGACGTTCTTCCTCGAAACCCTGCTCGGCGGACTGCTCGCCGGCACCATGTATTCCCTGGTCGCCATCGGCTTCGTGCTGATCTACAAGGCCAGCGGCGTATTCAATTTCGCCCAGGGCTCAATGCTGCTGTTTGCGGCGCTGACGTTTGTCTGCCTGCATGACCAGGGCGTGCCGTTCGCGTTGGCGTTGCTGCTGACGGTGATCGTGATGATCGTCGGCGCCTTGTGCATCGAACGCCTGGTGCTGCGGCCACTGGTCAACCGTTCGCAGATCACGCTGTTCATGGCCACCCTGGGCCTGTCGTTTGTCATCGAAGGCCTGGCCCAAGGCCTGATGGGTTCGCAGGTGCGCGCCCTGGACTTGGGCATCGACGACGTGCCGCTGTTCCTCGGGCCGTTGATGCTCAGCCAGTTTGATCTGATCGCAGCGGCGGTCGCGGTGGTGCTGGTGACGGTGCTGGCGCTGCTGTTCAACAAGACCCGCATCGGCGTGTCGCTGCGTGCGGTGGCCGATGACACCACGGCGGCGCTGTCCATCGGCATCAACCTCAACCGCATCTGGCAGATCGTCTGGGCGGTCGCCGGGATTGTCGGGCTGGTGGCCGGGCTGTTGTGGGGCGCGCGCCAGGGCGTGCAATTCTCGCTGTCGCTGGTGGTGCTCAAGGCCCTGCCGGTGTTGATCATCGGCGGCTTCACCTCGATTGGCGGGGCGATTGTCGGCGGGCTGATCGTCGGCGCGGCGGAGAACCTTGCCGAGGTGTATATCGGCCCGCTGATCGGTGGCGGCATCACGCCGTGGTTCGCCTACGTATTGGCCCTGGCCTTCCTGTATATCCGTCCCGCCGGCCTGTTCGGCGAGCGCGCCATCGAGCGAGTCTGA
- a CDS encoding acyl-CoA dehydrogenase: MNALTQPTALDQARQLLESTRRFVKHSDDPYVISRFGDWQIRVDVAAALQEYAETHPTPVAATEAQIAAAEALLFASAAEFELTGQRTALPATLEDPLRWKYQLVGNYHLNGVAPGSAV, encoded by the coding sequence ATGAATGCACTGACCCAACCCACCGCGCTTGACCAGGCTCGCCAATTGCTGGAAAGCACCCGCCGTTTCGTCAAGCACAGTGATGACCCTTACGTGATCAGCCGCTTCGGCGACTGGCAGATTCGCGTGGACGTGGCGGCCGCCTTGCAGGAATACGCCGAGACCCATCCAACGCCTGTCGCCGCCACCGAAGCGCAGATCGCCGCCGCAGAGGCCTTGCTGTTCGCCAGCGCCGCCGAATTCGAACTGACCGGCCAGCGCACCGCGTTGCCGGCGACCCTCGAAGACCCGTTGCGCTGGAAGTACCAGCTTGTCGGCAACTACCACCTCAACGGTGTCGCCCCTGGGAGTGCGGTTTGA
- a CDS encoding ABC transporter ATP-binding protein, with translation MSQTAAVSASPSLLSVNDIEVIYDGAILAVAGVSLSVPKGAIVALLGANGAGKSTTLKAISGLVRAERAEVSRGVIEYAGVDLAGVDPSQRVRQGMVHVLEGRHVFGQLTVEDNLRSGGFVRRLSRKAMEADLERIYAWFPRLKTKRHTRAGLTSGGEQQMVAIGRALMTRPTLVLLDEPSMGLAPMIVQEIFEIIAQLNREQQVSFLIAEQNINVALTYASQGYVLDTGRVALSGSAAELLARGDLHDIYLGKQ, from the coding sequence ATGAGCCAGACTGCCGCTGTATCCGCCAGCCCGTCGCTGTTGAGCGTCAATGACATCGAAGTGATCTACGACGGCGCGATCCTCGCCGTCGCCGGGGTGTCGCTGAGTGTGCCCAAGGGCGCGATCGTGGCGCTGCTCGGCGCCAACGGTGCGGGCAAGAGCACCACGCTCAAGGCGATTTCCGGGCTGGTGCGGGCCGAGCGCGCCGAGGTCAGCCGTGGCGTGATCGAATACGCGGGCGTCGACCTGGCCGGTGTCGACCCCAGCCAGCGGGTGCGCCAGGGCATGGTGCATGTGCTCGAAGGCCGTCATGTGTTCGGCCAACTGACTGTTGAAGACAACCTGCGCAGCGGCGGTTTTGTACGGCGCCTGAGCCGCAAGGCCATGGAGGCGGACCTGGAGCGCATCTACGCCTGGTTCCCCCGGCTCAAGACCAAGCGCCATACCCGCGCCGGACTCACCTCCGGCGGCGAGCAGCAGATGGTCGCCATCGGTCGGGCGTTGATGACCCGTCCTACTTTGGTACTGCTCGACGAGCCGTCCATGGGGTTGGCGCCTATGATCGTGCAGGAAATCTTCGAGATCATCGCGCAGCTCAACCGCGAACAGCAGGTGAGCTTCCTGATTGCCGAGCAGAACATCAACGTCGCGCTCACCTATGCGTCCCAGGGCTACGTGCTGGATACTGGCCGCGTGGCCTTGAGTGGCAGCGCCGCCGAACTGTTGGCGCGGGGCGATTTGCACGACATTTATCTGGGTAAACAGTAA
- a CDS encoding FAD/NAD(P)-binding protein has protein sequence MTETIRNADVLIIGGGLSGTMLAVQLLRLPGRRQILVIEPRSELGRGEAYSAVELGHTLNGNAARMSVDPDNADDLTQWLTDYIGAGGWPQAHEQPVPISELFPPRGIFGLYAQQRLAEAKAQSASSVEHIRAEVVDLQVDADSVLLTLDNGQHLRGAHAVLATGMFPAARTPQTQSSGLNAAAVDPWDVAAMRQLDPLSTVLIIGSGLTMVDAVVSLEQAGHRGPIEVFSRHGLLPHVRRQPPGWEDFLGADHSLRSPRQLLREVRRQCRIALAQGIDWQAPLDTVRAHIGRLWSQASEREKRQFVRHVRPWWESHHHRSPPLSAQLVARLHEEGRLRIRAASFKGLEPGGEGVTIRLRPRGEQALTQVSGAALINSSGIEYDWRRVARPLPQQLLKRGLIQPGPLALGIAADTSGAVLDARGQVSPRLFAMGPPLRGMWWESTAVTDVALQAKALAARLGRG, from the coding sequence ATGACTGAAACCATCCGCAACGCTGATGTCCTGATCATCGGCGGCGGCCTGAGCGGTACCATGCTGGCCGTGCAACTGCTGCGCCTGCCTGGCCGGCGGCAGATCCTGGTGATCGAACCGCGCAGTGAACTCGGGCGTGGCGAGGCCTACAGTGCAGTCGAACTGGGCCACACCTTGAACGGCAACGCCGCGCGCATGAGCGTCGACCCGGACAATGCCGACGACCTGACCCAATGGCTCACCGACTACATCGGCGCCGGCGGCTGGCCGCAGGCGCACGAACAGCCTGTGCCCATCAGTGAATTGTTCCCGCCTCGCGGGATTTTCGGTTTGTACGCGCAGCAGCGGCTGGCCGAAGCCAAGGCGCAGTCAGCGTCCAGCGTCGAGCATATCCGCGCCGAAGTGGTCGACCTGCAAGTGGACGCCGATTCGGTCCTGTTGACCCTCGACAACGGCCAGCACCTGCGCGGTGCCCACGCCGTATTGGCCACCGGCATGTTCCCGGCGGCGCGTACGCCGCAAACCCAATCCAGCGGCTTGAACGCCGCCGCCGTGGACCCTTGGGACGTGGCGGCCATGCGCCAACTCGACCCACTGTCGACGGTGCTGATCATCGGTTCCGGGTTGACCATGGTGGATGCCGTGGTGTCCCTGGAGCAGGCCGGGCATCGTGGGCCGATCGAGGTGTTTTCACGCCATGGCCTGTTGCCGCACGTGCGCCGGCAGCCGCCGGGCTGGGAAGATTTTCTCGGTGCCGACCACAGCCTGCGCAGCCCTCGGCAATTGCTGCGCGAAGTGCGTCGCCAATGCCGGATCGCGCTGGCCCAGGGCATTGATTGGCAGGCGCCGCTGGACACGGTGCGCGCCCATATCGGCCGTTTGTGGAGCCAGGCCAGCGAGCGCGAGAAACGCCAGTTCGTGCGTCATGTGCGGCCCTGGTGGGAGAGCCATCACCACCGCTCGCCGCCGTTGAGCGCGCAGTTGGTGGCGCGGCTGCATGAAGAGGGGCGGCTGCGGATTCGTGCTGCGTCGTTCAAGGGGCTGGAGCCGGGTGGGGAGGGCGTGACGATTCGTCTGCGCCCGCGTGGCGAACAGGCGCTTACCCAGGTGTCCGGCGCCGCGCTGATCAACTCCAGCGGCATCGAATACGACTGGCGCCGGGTGGCAAGGCCGCTGCCGCAGCAGTTGCTCAAGCGTGGGTTGATTCAGCCTGGGCCATTGGCGTTGGGGATTGCGGCGGACACCTCCGGCGCGGTGCTGGATGCTCGGGGGCAGGTGAGCCCGCGGCTGTTCGCCATGGGCCCGCCTTTGCGCGGGATGTGGTGGGAGAGTACGGCGGTGACGGATGTGGCGTTGCAGGCGAAGGCGTTGGCGGCGCGATTGGGGCGGGGCTGA
- a CDS encoding AMP-binding protein has protein sequence MSVHALKRPLVLEWPAERLDNLPNALEQLHHWAQITPLRTALRHKRQGQWYAWRWIDTLRDVERLADGLRQQGFNEQSRLALSGAYEPNLLLLALAAQSVGGQVLTLADDLDAEALQQQLWRIRPTHSYVQGRQQVRHWQAANVLDFNQLLGPADPAQHVQRWWQPRDETLFWSEEGTHWQGGLAVVLAQWLSSGHGLAFPESQASSRRDRTEVAPTGLLLSSPRLQHVADDIESRLAPHGTWRRRLCDWAIAHPQSGLRRLLKNRVRKLLGFQRLAYIWQPLKSTDEPTWLAEFKRDIA, from the coding sequence ATGAGCGTGCACGCACTCAAACGTCCGCTGGTATTGGAATGGCCTGCCGAACGGCTCGACAACTTGCCCAATGCCCTGGAACAACTGCACCACTGGGCGCAGATCACGCCGCTGCGTACAGCACTGCGCCACAAGCGCCAGGGCCAGTGGTATGCCTGGCGCTGGATCGACACCTTGCGCGATGTGGAACGCCTGGCCGACGGCTTGCGCCAGCAGGGTTTCAACGAGCAGTCACGGCTGGCCCTCAGCGGCGCGTACGAGCCTAACCTGTTGCTGTTGGCCCTGGCCGCGCAGTCCGTGGGCGGCCAGGTCCTGACCCTCGCCGACGACCTGGACGCCGAGGCTTTGCAGCAACAGTTGTGGCGCATTCGTCCGACCCATTCTTATGTGCAGGGTCGCCAGCAGGTGCGGCATTGGCAGGCCGCCAACGTGTTGGACTTCAACCAATTGCTCGGTCCGGCAGACCCAGCGCAACACGTGCAGCGCTGGTGGCAGCCGCGCGACGAAACGCTGTTTTGGAGCGAGGAGGGGACTCACTGGCAAGGCGGCCTGGCGGTCGTGCTGGCGCAATGGCTGAGCAGTGGCCATGGTCTGGCCTTCCCGGAAAGCCAGGCCTCGTCCCGGCGCGATCGCACTGAGGTCGCACCGACCGGCCTACTGCTGTCATCCCCGCGCTTGCAGCACGTGGCCGACGACATCGAAAGCCGTCTGGCGCCCCACGGCACCTGGCGTCGTCGCCTCTGCGACTGGGCCATCGCCCACCCGCAAAGCGGCCTGCGCCGTCTGCTGAAAAACCGCGTACGCAAACTGCTCGGCTTTCAACGCCTGGCCTATATCTGGCAACCGCTCAAATCCACCGACGAGCCAACGTGGCTGGCTGAATTCAAACGGGACATCGCATGA
- a CDS encoding branched-chain amino acid ABC transporter permease, which produces MSLPVAQQTAPLLLIQRRVPFGLIGLLVLAFIVVPLWGNDYWLNAILIPFLVLSLAGLGLNLLTGYTGQTSVGAAGFMAVGAFATYGFLLRLPELGLPLALLGGGLISAVVGLVFGLPSSRIKGFYLMVTTLAAQFFLEWVFVKFPWFYNYGSSGTISAPRLALFGHDLNTPLGRYLLTLVTVLLLTWTAINLVRSQVGRNWMAIRDMDTAAAVVGIPVVRYKRLAFAVSSFYLGIAGALWAFAYLGTASASSFDINRSFQILFIIIIGGMGSIAGNFVGAAFISLLPIFLSHAGQLLFGGSVDAGQLQNLQKIIFGVLIIVFLIKEPEGLIRLLHNLRDRLRQWPLRF; this is translated from the coding sequence ATGTCGCTACCTGTAGCTCAACAAACCGCGCCGCTGCTGCTGATCCAGCGCCGCGTGCCCTTTGGCCTGATCGGCCTGCTGGTACTGGCTTTTATCGTGGTACCGCTGTGGGGCAACGATTATTGGCTCAATGCGATCCTGATCCCGTTCCTGGTGCTGTCCCTGGCCGGTCTGGGACTGAACCTGTTGACCGGCTACACCGGGCAGACCTCGGTGGGCGCGGCCGGTTTCATGGCCGTCGGCGCCTTCGCCACCTACGGGTTCCTGCTGCGCCTGCCGGAGCTGGGCTTGCCGCTGGCGTTGCTCGGCGGCGGCCTGATCAGCGCCGTGGTCGGCCTGGTGTTCGGCCTGCCCAGTTCGCGGATCAAGGGCTTCTACCTGATGGTCACCACCCTGGCGGCGCAGTTTTTCCTGGAGTGGGTGTTTGTCAAATTCCCCTGGTTCTACAACTACGGCTCGTCCGGCACTATCTCCGCGCCCAGACTGGCGCTGTTCGGCCATGACCTGAACACGCCGTTGGGCCGTTACCTGCTGACCCTGGTGACGGTGCTGCTGCTGACCTGGACCGCGATCAACCTGGTGCGCAGCCAGGTGGGCCGCAACTGGATGGCGATCCGCGACATGGACACCGCCGCCGCCGTGGTCGGTATCCCGGTGGTGCGCTACAAGCGCCTGGCCTTCGCAGTCAGCTCGTTCTACCTGGGTATCGCCGGCGCGCTGTGGGCCTTCGCCTACCTGGGCACGGCCAGCGCCAGCAGCTTCGATATCAACCGTTCGTTCCAGATCCTGTTCATCATCATCATCGGTGGCATGGGCAGCATCGCCGGCAACTTCGTCGGTGCGGCGTTCATCAGTTTGCTGCCGATCTTCCTCAGCCACGCCGGGCAGCTGTTGTTCGGCGGTTCGGTGGATGCGGGGCAGTTGCAGAACCTGCAGAAAATCATCTTTGGCGTGTTGATCATCGTGTTCCTGATCAAGGAACCCGAGGGCTTGATTCGCCTGTTGCACAACCTTCGCGATCGGCTGCGTCAGTGGCCGCTACGTTTCTGA
- a CDS encoding ABC transporter ATP-binding protein produces the protein MSQAILQVRDISLSFKGVKAINALSFDVQRGEICALIGPNGAGKSSLLNVLNGVYRFDAGEIVFEDQHFQRIDPLGAARRGIGRTFQNNALFKKMSVLDNILTGLSRHMRSTFIEQALGLPRARREAEAFRLQAQGILEFLELQAYRDVLVGNLSYGLQKRVELGRALIAGPSLLLLDEPMAGMNAEEKQEMARFVADVNRELGTTVVLIEHDIGVVMGLSDHVVVLDYGRKVGDGTPAEVQANPEVIAAYLGVKH, from the coding sequence ATGAGCCAAGCCATTCTCCAGGTGCGGGATATCTCGCTGTCGTTCAAAGGGGTCAAGGCGATCAACGCCTTGTCCTTCGATGTACAGCGCGGCGAGATCTGCGCGCTGATCGGCCCCAACGGCGCCGGTAAAAGTTCATTGCTCAACGTGCTCAACGGCGTGTACCGCTTCGACGCCGGCGAGATCGTGTTCGAGGACCAGCACTTCCAGCGCATCGACCCCTTGGGGGCGGCGCGCCGCGGCATTGGCCGTACCTTCCAGAACAACGCACTGTTCAAGAAGATGAGCGTACTCGACAACATCCTCACCGGCCTGTCGCGGCACATGCGCAGCACCTTTATCGAACAGGCCCTCGGTTTGCCCCGTGCACGGCGTGAAGCCGAGGCATTCCGCTTGCAGGCCCAGGGCATCCTCGAGTTTCTCGAACTACAGGCCTATCGCGATGTGCTGGTGGGCAACCTGTCCTACGGCCTGCAAAAACGTGTGGAACTGGGCCGTGCCTTGATCGCCGGGCCCAGCCTGTTGCTGCTCGACGAACCCATGGCCGGGATGAACGCCGAGGAAAAACAGGAAATGGCGCGCTTCGTCGCAGATGTAAACCGCGAACTAGGCACCACCGTGGTGTTGATCGAACACGACATCGGCGTGGTCATGGGCCTGTCCGACCACGTGGTGGTGCTCGACTACGGGCGCAAGGTCGGCGACGGCACCCCGGCCGAGGTGCAAGCCAACCCCGAGGTCATCGCGGCCTACCTGGGAGTCAAGCACTGA